The following coding sequences lie in one Zingiber officinale cultivar Zhangliang chromosome 2B, Zo_v1.1, whole genome shotgun sequence genomic window:
- the LOC122048526 gene encoding probable auxin efflux carrier component 1b gives MPLAVLMMKLILTMAGRKLIRNPITYSTLIDLIWSLVKFKWDLELPRIIDKSLELIQNTGLGMAMFGLGLFMALQSGIIACGYKVTIYGMVLKFLLGPAVMAAPSAAFGLRGDLLWIAIVQAALPCGVVPFVFAKEYNLHADILSTAVFIGMIVTVPVALVYYILLGL, from the exons ATGCCGCTGGCCGTCTTGATGATGAAGCTCATCCTGACCATGGCGGGGCGGAAGCTCATCAGAAATCCCATTACCTATTCCACCTTGATCGACCTCATCTGGTCTCTCGTCAAATTCAA GTGGGACTTGGAGCTCCCTAGGATCATAGATAAGTCCTTGGAATTGATCCAGAATACCGGCCTCGGCATGGCCATGTTCGGCCTCG GTCTGTTCATGGCGCTGCAATCGGGAATCATAGCATGCGGATACAAGGTCACGATATACGGCATGGTCCTGAAGTTCCTCCTCGGCCCGGCCGTCATGGCCGCGCCCTCCGCGGCATTCGGCCTACGCGGCGACCTCTTGTGGATCGCCATTGTCCAGGCAGCTCTGCCTTGTGGCGTTGTTCCCTTCGTGTTCGCGAAAGAGTACAATTTGCACGCGGACATTCTCAGCACAGC AGTGTTCATTGGGATGATCGTTACTGTGCCCGTAGCTCTGGTTTACTACATCCTCTTGGGCCTATGA
- the LOC122048527 gene encoding E3 ubiquitin-protein ligase RHF2A-like has translation MCWQSISLKDPTSQELLDAVIRERNIRLNKTQTTTIFHHPALGDFELQHLPGGGSEAEFEERLMQHLAAAAAMGRVHHISRREGHRGRSGSHHHPQFLIFSAHPNAPNDGIRNQHKSHNQQVLHTITSLFSSVSLYIALYDR, from the exons ATGTGTTGGCAGTCCATCTCTTTGAAGGATCCTACCAG CCAGGAACTGCTTGATGCTGTAATAAGGGAGAGGAACATTCGACTAAACAAAACACAAACAACTACTATCTTTCATCATCCGGCTCTTGGAGATTTTGAATTGCAGCAT TTGCCAGGAGGTGGAAGTGAAGCTGAATTTGAAGAGCGCTTAATGCAGCACTTAGCTGCTGCAGCAGCAATGGGAAGGGTGCACCATATTTCTAGGAGAGAAGGGCATCGTGGTCGGTCAGGATCTCATCACCATCCGCAGTTTTTGATCTTCTCTGCACATCCAAATGCACCCAATGATGGCATCAGAAACCAGCACAAAAGCCACAACCAACAGGTCCTCCATACAATTACATCTTTGTTTTCATCTGTTTCCTTGTATATTGCATTGTATGATAGATAG
- the LOC122046650 gene encoding E3 ubiquitin-protein ligase RHF2A-like codes for MRYKESITKSTRGWGERLFSRNSAVPNLTYELRRQSNTQIDTGSGMVNHLATRDSIGSAFSSPVAVNSAAISNNEGVTGNHVVSLPTDTSAPCLPASIAN; via the exons ATGAG GTACaaagagtctatcaccaaaagtACTCGGGGATGGGGAGAGAGGCTTTTCTCTCGTAATAGTGCTGTGCCTAATCTTACTTATGAACTTAGAAGGCAATCAAATACACAAATTGACACAGGCTCAGGCATGGTAAATCACCTAGCAACAAGGGATAGCATTGGTAGCGCTTTTTCTTCGCCTGTTGCAGTCAACTCAGCTGCAATATCAAACAATGAAGGGGTCACTGGGAATCATGTGGTCAGTCTTCCAACTGATACCTCAGCTCCTTGTCTTCCAGCCTCCATTGCAAACTGA